A genome region from Bacteroidota bacterium includes the following:
- a CDS encoding sulfurtransferase produces the protein MKSYANPQMLVSTEWVAEHMRDPNLVIAEVDVDTAAYSEGHISGAVGWNWQTQLCDTVQRDIISRTALEELLGSSGISNDTTVILYGDNNNWFAAWALWQLKMYGHKDVRIMNGGRKKWLAEGRELAKDVPSPKRAAYKVAGFHEKYRAMMNQVQKAMEMKNVVLVDVRSNDEFTGKILSPPGLPETCQRGGHIPGAKNIPWAQACNDDGTFKSADELEALYSSKGVTREKPVIAYCRIGERSSHTWFVLNELLGYPNVSNYDGSWTEWGNLVGAPVEKGA, from the coding sequence ATGAAAAGCTACGCAAATCCCCAGATGCTCGTCTCAACGGAATGGGTCGCCGAACATATGCGAGATCCGAATCTCGTCATCGCCGAAGTCGACGTCGATACGGCTGCGTACAGCGAAGGGCACATTTCCGGTGCCGTGGGCTGGAACTGGCAAACACAACTCTGCGACACGGTGCAGCGCGACATCATCAGCAGAACTGCGCTCGAGGAACTCCTCGGTTCTTCAGGAATTTCCAATGACACAACCGTGATTCTGTACGGCGACAACAACAACTGGTTTGCGGCGTGGGCATTGTGGCAGTTGAAGATGTACGGGCACAAGGATGTTCGTATCATGAACGGGGGAAGAAAGAAATGGCTGGCCGAAGGACGTGAACTGGCGAAGGACGTGCCGTCGCCGAAGCGTGCGGCGTACAAAGTTGCGGGCTTCCACGAAAAATACCGTGCGATGATGAATCAGGTGCAGAAAGCGATGGAAATGAAGAACGTCGTGCTTGTCGATGTCCGCTCGAATGATGAGTTCACGGGAAAGATTCTCTCGCCCCCCGGTCTGCCGGAAACATGCCAGCGCGGCGGGCATATTCCGGGCGCGAAGAACATTCCGTGGGCACAGGCCTGCAACGACGACGGCACATTCAAGAGTGCCGACGAACTTGAAGCTCTGTACAGCAGCAAAGGCGTTACGCGTGAGAAGCCCGTCATTGCCTACTGTCGCATCGGCGAGAGATCAAGTCATACGTGGTTTGTGTTGAACGAACTGTTAGGCTATCCCAACGTCTCCAACTACGACGGCTCGTGGACGGAATGGGGAAATCTCGTCGGGGCGCCTGTTGAGAAGGGAGCGTAA
- the gdhA gene encoding NADP-specific glutamate dehydrogenase, which produces MSDYVKNLIAQVKAKNPAEPEFHQAVQEVAESLELVLNRHPEYRSARILERMVEPERVVMFRVPWQDDQGEFHINRGFRIQMNSAIGPYKGGLRFHPSVTLGILKFLAFEQVFKNSLTSLPMGGGKGGSDFDPKGKSDSEVMRFCQSFMTELFRHIGPDVDVPAGDIGVGGREIGFLFGQYKRLTREFGGVLTGKGLNWGGSLVRPEATGFGATYFAEEMLKTKGMAFDGKRVAISGFGNVAWGAAKKVTQLGGKVVTLSGPDGFIYDENGVKGEKIDYMLELRASAMDAVKPYADKFKVPFHAGKRPWSIAVDVAMPCATQNELDENDARELVKNGCICVCEGANMPTTLAGVKVFEEAKILYSPGKASNAGGVATSGLEMSQNSMRLNWPAEEVDRRLHEIMSSIHNMCVETAAQYGTPGNYVNGANIAGFLKVANSMMDQGLV; this is translated from the coding sequence ATGTCAGACTATGTAAAGAATCTCATCGCACAAGTAAAGGCGAAAAATCCCGCTGAACCCGAGTTCCATCAGGCTGTTCAGGAAGTGGCAGAATCGCTGGAGTTGGTGCTGAACCGGCATCCCGAGTACCGGTCGGCCAGAATCCTGGAACGCATGGTGGAACCCGAACGCGTGGTGATGTTCCGTGTTCCCTGGCAGGACGATCAGGGGGAGTTTCACATTAACCGGGGCTTCCGCATTCAAATGAACAGCGCCATCGGGCCGTATAAAGGCGGGCTGCGCTTCCACCCCTCCGTCACGCTCGGCATCCTGAAGTTTCTTGCGTTCGAGCAGGTGTTCAAGAACAGCCTTACCTCACTGCCGATGGGCGGAGGAAAAGGCGGTTCGGATTTCGACCCTAAAGGCAAAAGCGACAGCGAAGTGATGCGGTTCTGCCAGAGCTTCATGACCGAACTCTTCCGCCATATCGGGCCGGATGTTGACGTACCTGCAGGCGACATAGGCGTTGGCGGACGGGAGATCGGATTCCTCTTCGGGCAGTACAAACGTTTGACCCGCGAGTTCGGCGGAGTTCTTACCGGAAAGGGACTGAACTGGGGAGGCTCGCTTGTCCGACCGGAGGCAACCGGATTCGGCGCAACATACTTCGCCGAAGAAATGTTGAAGACGAAAGGGATGGCGTTCGATGGAAAGCGGGTTGCAATCTCAGGATTCGGCAACGTCGCCTGGGGCGCAGCAAAGAAGGTGACTCAACTCGGCGGCAAAGTGGTTACACTCTCCGGTCCCGACGGCTTCATCTACGATGAAAACGGTGTGAAGGGTGAGAAGATCGACTACATGCTGGAACTCCGCGCCAGCGCAATGGACGCGGTGAAGCCCTATGCCGATAAGTTCAAGGTGCCGTTCCATGCTGGCAAGCGGCCATGGAGCATCGCTGTTGATGTGGCAATGCCCTGCGCTACGCAAAACGAACTCGACGAAAACGATGCCCGCGAACTCGTAAAGAACGGCTGCATCTGCGTGTGTGAAGGCGCCAATATGCCGACGACACTTGCAGGAGTGAAAGTGTTCGAAGAGGCGAAGATCCTCTACTCACCCGGCAAAGCGTCCAATGCAGGCGGCGTGGCAACCTCCGGACTGGAGATGAGTCAGAACAGCATGCGGCTCAACTGGCCCGCCGAGGAAGTGGACAGACGGCTTCACGAAATCATGAGCAGCATTCACAACATGTGCGTGGAAACTGCGGCACAGTACGGCACACCCGGCAACTACGTGAACGGTGCCAACATCGCCGGATTCCTGAAAGTGGCAAATTCCATGATGGATCAGGGATTGGTGTAG
- a CDS encoding phosphatase PAP2 family protein, which produces MFSAWRTAFRNPAFRLQFMISVILLVVMLNAFTRFLEWVELRDGAVLPDPLLEMIPPRDFTWVTFGIIYAGLLLAIVYLANSPERLLLAVQAYMLMLAVRAFMMYLTPLNPSPGLIVLRDPLVEFAGDGNAPTKDLFFSGHTSTMFLLSLVISRKWVRRVYLLFTIVVAVCVVWQHVHYVIDVLVAPFVAFVCYRMARQFQQKTLGEPAS; this is translated from the coding sequence ATGTTCAGTGCATGGCGTACAGCCTTTCGCAATCCCGCTTTCCGGCTGCAATTCATGATTTCCGTGATTCTGCTTGTTGTCATGCTGAACGCATTCACGCGCTTTCTTGAATGGGTGGAGTTGCGTGACGGAGCCGTGTTGCCCGACCCGCTTCTGGAAATGATACCACCGAGGGATTTTACGTGGGTAACGTTCGGGATAATTTATGCCGGACTTCTGCTTGCTATCGTCTATCTCGCGAACAGCCCCGAACGCCTTCTGCTTGCGGTTCAGGCGTACATGCTGATGTTGGCTGTGAGGGCGTTCATGATGTACCTGACTCCTCTGAACCCGTCGCCGGGCCTGATTGTCTTGCGGGACCCTCTCGTGGAATTTGCAGGTGACGGCAATGCCCCCACGAAAGATCTCTTCTTCTCGGGACACACGTCAACGATGTTTCTGCTTTCGCTGGTTATTTCCCGCAAATGGGTGAGACGTGTCTATCTTCTCTTCACGATTGTTGTTGCGGTGTGTGTGGTGTGGCAGCACGTTCATTACGTGATCGACGTGCTGGTGGCGCCGTTTGTTGCGTTTGTCTGCTACCGGATGGCGCGCCAGTTTCAACAGAAGACTCTCGGCGAACCGGCTTCTTGA